From Sphingopyxis sp. USTB-05, the proteins below share one genomic window:
- a CDS encoding MFS transporter, with the protein MQPFHHLLANNLIANITNFTVWFALTFWTFLETQSVFATGVIAGIYLVLTAMLGIWFGSLVDHHGKRHMMLVSSIASLLLYTAALAGHALDPAIRGADTHGITLWLFILITMLAVIAGNIRMIALPTLVTLLVPEDRRDKANGLVGMVSGIGFLMTSAISGFLVAWGGMAGALYFAISFTSIAILHLLFVRIDEPRDPETHDAPRSIDLAGTLRVVLGIPGLIALILFTTFNNLLGGVFMALMDAYGLSLMKVEEWGLLWAVISCAFIVSGMVIARTGLGANPVRTLLLVNLAAWIVAVFFTIQSLVILLAAGCFIWMFLGPYAEAAEQTTLQKVVPYERQGRVFGFAQSVEQSASPLTAFLIAPLTQFVFVPLMTDGAGADAIGDWYGRGPERGIAIVFSIAGLFGVLATIAAFRSKSYRRISAAYNSETDDNTGALTEQPV; encoded by the coding sequence ATGCAGCCCTTTCATCACCTTCTCGCCAACAATCTGATCGCGAACATCACCAATTTTACGGTGTGGTTCGCGCTAACCTTCTGGACCTTCCTCGAAACGCAGTCGGTATTCGCTACCGGCGTGATCGCGGGCATCTATCTCGTCCTGACCGCGATGCTCGGCATCTGGTTCGGCAGCCTTGTCGACCATCATGGCAAGCGGCACATGATGCTGGTGTCGAGCATCGCATCGCTTCTCCTCTACACCGCGGCGCTTGCCGGCCATGCGCTTGACCCCGCTATTCGCGGCGCCGACACCCACGGCATCACTCTCTGGCTCTTCATCCTCATCACGATGCTCGCCGTGATCGCCGGCAATATCCGCATGATCGCGCTGCCTACGCTCGTAACCCTGCTCGTGCCCGAGGATCGCCGCGACAAGGCGAACGGGCTGGTCGGAATGGTAAGTGGCATCGGATTCCTGATGACGTCGGCGATCAGCGGCTTCCTTGTCGCGTGGGGCGGGATGGCCGGGGCGCTTTACTTCGCCATCAGCTTCACCTCGATCGCGATCCTTCACCTGCTGTTCGTCCGCATCGACGAGCCGCGCGATCCTGAAACGCATGACGCCCCCCGCAGCATCGATCTCGCGGGGACGCTGCGCGTCGTGCTCGGCATTCCCGGGCTGATCGCACTCATCCTCTTCACGACGTTCAACAATCTTCTGGGCGGCGTTTTTATGGCGCTGATGGACGCCTATGGCCTGTCGCTGATGAAGGTCGAGGAATGGGGCCTGCTATGGGCTGTCATTTCCTGCGCCTTCATTGTCAGCGGGATGGTGATTGCACGGACGGGCCTCGGTGCGAATCCGGTCCGCACGCTTCTCCTCGTCAATCTCGCGGCGTGGATCGTCGCGGTCTTCTTTACGATCCAGTCGTTGGTCATATTGCTCGCCGCCGGCTGCTTCATCTGGATGTTCCTCGGCCCCTATGCAGAGGCGGCAGAACAGACCACGCTGCAAAAGGTCGTCCCCTACGAACGTCAGGGCCGCGTCTTTGGTTTCGCACAGTCGGTCGAGCAATCGGCCTCGCCGCTCACCGCCTTTCTGATCGCCCCGCTCACGCAGTTCGTCTTTGTGCCCTTGATGACTGACGGCGCGGGAGCCGACGCGATCGGTGACTGGTACGGTCGAGGGCCCGAACGCGGCATCGCGATCGTCTTTTCGATCGCCGGGCTGTTTGGCGTGCTCGCGACGATTGCCGCGTTCCGGTCGAAATCCTATCGGCGGATATCGGCCGCCTATAACAGCGAAACCGACGACAACACCGGCGCCCTGACAGAACAGCCAGTCTGA
- a CDS encoding CaiB/BaiF CoA-transferase family protein — translation MLSGIRIVDLTTVIFGPYATQMLADLGAEVIKVETPGLGDISRYLGSGIPDPTMGSIHLTVNRGKRSIALDLKNPEDAAVLRELIVTADVFFHNVRGKAIERLGFDYNGCKALKPDIIYVHGTGFGQDGPYADLQAYDDVIQAATGTTSLLPRVDGNPSPRYFPSLIADKIAGQFGAQAILAALVHKLRTGEGQEVEVPMFECFAAFMLTEHLRDAALDPPIGPAGYPRQLDPTRQPFPTSDGYLAIVPYTPESTARLMDLLGSAGLLETPEYEAAKAKGRHMPIIYSEIARKTPAKSNAEWLELFAANDIPAMAARDLQDIKEDPHFVATEFFRHRTHPDVGAFHEMQPPVKYDAMPRRDLGFAPRVDGDGAAIRDELAR, via the coding sequence ATGTTGTCAGGGATCCGGATCGTCGATCTCACCACCGTCATTTTCGGACCCTATGCGACGCAGATGCTCGCCGACCTCGGCGCCGAGGTGATCAAGGTCGAAACACCGGGGCTCGGCGACATATCGCGTTATCTAGGCAGCGGTATACCCGATCCGACGATGGGGTCGATCCATCTGACGGTAAACCGCGGCAAGCGATCGATTGCGCTCGACCTCAAAAATCCTGAGGATGCCGCCGTGCTGCGCGAGCTGATCGTGACCGCCGACGTGTTTTTCCACAATGTCCGGGGCAAGGCGATAGAGCGGCTCGGTTTCGACTATAACGGTTGCAAGGCGCTGAAGCCCGATATCATTTATGTTCATGGCACGGGCTTCGGGCAGGATGGCCCCTATGCTGACCTTCAGGCCTATGACGACGTCATCCAGGCCGCGACTGGCACGACCAGCCTTCTCCCGCGCGTCGACGGGAACCCAAGCCCGCGATATTTCCCGTCGCTGATCGCCGACAAGATCGCCGGCCAATTCGGCGCGCAGGCGATCCTCGCCGCGCTGGTCCACAAGCTGCGAACCGGCGAGGGGCAAGAAGTCGAAGTGCCGATGTTCGAATGCTTCGCCGCCTTCATGCTCACCGAACATCTGCGCGACGCGGCGCTCGATCCGCCGATCGGTCCGGCGGGTTACCCGCGCCAACTCGACCCAACCCGCCAGCCGTTTCCGACGAGCGACGGTTACCTTGCGATCGTACCCTATACACCCGAATCGACCGCGCGGCTGATGGACCTGCTCGGGAGCGCCGGCTTGCTGGAAACCCCGGAATATGAGGCCGCCAAAGCCAAGGGGCGACATATGCCGATTATCTACAGCGAGATCGCGCGCAAAACCCCCGCGAAGTCGAACGCCGAATGGCTCGAACTCTTCGCCGCCAATGACATCCCTGCGATGGCGGCGCGCGACCTCCAGGACATTAAGGAGGACCCGCATTTTGTCGCGACCGAATTCTTCCGTCACCGCACACACCCCGATGTCGGCGCCTTTCATGAGATGCAGCCGCCGGTGAAATATGACGCGATGCCACGCCGCGATCTGGGCTTCGCGCCGCGCGTCGATGGCGACGGCGCGGCGATCCGGGACGAACTGGCGCGCTGA
- a CDS encoding MAPEG family protein, with the protein MSESLLAPGAVLVLWTLVVLVWAGVTRFRAFSKVGIDLKAAPPGGRGVDLEGVLPPLTNWKSHNYTHLCEQPTIFYAVIIFLHLSGGSTDLTRGLAWAYVVLRIVHSFWQSTVNRVPVRFVIFSVATLCLFALSLLAVIATLG; encoded by the coding sequence ATGTCCGAAAGCCTTCTCGCACCCGGCGCGGTGCTCGTTCTCTGGACTCTCGTCGTGCTGGTCTGGGCGGGCGTAACGCGTTTCCGGGCCTTTTCAAAGGTCGGTATCGACCTGAAGGCCGCGCCGCCGGGCGGGCGCGGTGTTGATCTGGAGGGCGTCCTTCCGCCGCTCACCAACTGGAAATCGCACAACTACACGCATCTGTGCGAACAGCCGACGATCTTCTACGCAGTGATCATCTTCCTGCACCTGTCGGGCGGCAGCACCGACCTGACGCGCGGGTTGGCGTGGGCCTATGTCGTGCTGCGTATCGTTCACAGCTTCTGGCAGTCGACGGTGAACCGCGTGCCTGTCCGTTTCGTGATTTTCTCGGTCGCAACGCTGTGCCTGTTCGCGCTGTCGCTGCTGGCCGTGATCGCTACTTTGGGTTGA
- a CDS encoding MAPEG family protein — MDTNAILGPVATLALWSMIMWVWMYATRIPAMQRAKIDAAKMVGGTGKSLDEVLPPDVQWKAHNYNHLMEQPTVFYAVALALAIGGMGGGLNAQLAWAYVALRILHSLIQATVNRVMWRFGIFALASLALIALCIHAFMGFVLH; from the coding sequence ATGGATACGAACGCAATATTAGGACCGGTCGCGACACTCGCGCTCTGGTCGATGATTATGTGGGTGTGGATGTACGCGACGCGCATCCCCGCGATGCAGCGCGCCAAGATCGACGCGGCGAAGATGGTCGGCGGGACGGGCAAGAGCCTTGATGAGGTGCTACCCCCCGACGTGCAGTGGAAGGCGCATAACTATAACCATCTGATGGAACAGCCGACGGTGTTTTACGCCGTCGCGCTGGCGCTGGCGATCGGCGGCATGGGCGGCGGGCTCAATGCGCAGCTTGCCTGGGCCTATGTCGCCCTTCGCATCCTGCACAGCCTGATCCAGGCGACGGTGAACCGCGTGATGTGGCGCTTCGGCATTTTCGCGCTGGCCAGCCTCGCGCTGATCGCATTGTGCATCCACGCCTTCATGGGCTTCGTGCTACACTAA